From a single Nostoc sp. MS1 genomic region:
- a CDS encoding ABC transporter permease, with amino-acid sequence MLKVFKKKDTRTVPFLEILLMAAETLWSNKLRTGLTMLGVIIGIASVIAITSVGQGIQKSVEQQIQALGSNVIQVLAGAARSGNVRQGLGSTSTLTWEDAKAIAGQAPSAGIVSAYLQRNAQVVYGGENTSTTIYGTDLNYPDARNTYPQEGRFFTQEELDSSAQVAVLGPTVQRTLFGRGGKPIGEKIRIQGEAYEVIGITEPKGSQGPLDRDDQIFIPLTTMSKRLVGNNALTGVSVSGILIKSNNPEQLEAAQFQVTNILRLRHEIYPPQADDFRLTNQADIVSTFTNVVGLFTILVVAIAGISLVVGGIGIANIMLVSVVERTREIGIRKAVGATNSAILNQFLAEAIVISIVGGGIGMGTGILLAFAASTIFKFPFVISIISVIVGFGLSLTVGLVAGVIPARNAAKLDPINALRSD; translated from the coding sequence ATGCTTAAGGTTTTTAAGAAAAAAGATACTCGTACCGTTCCATTTTTAGAAATCTTATTGATGGCAGCTGAAACCCTGTGGAGTAATAAGTTACGCACGGGGTTGACTATGTTGGGTGTGATTATTGGCATTGCTTCGGTTATTGCTATAACCTCCGTGGGTCAGGGAATACAAAAGAGTGTGGAGCAACAGATTCAGGCTTTGGGATCAAATGTGATTCAAGTTTTGGCAGGTGCGGCCAGGAGTGGAAATGTCCGACAGGGATTAGGTTCTACTAGCACATTAACTTGGGAGGATGCAAAAGCGATCGCTGGGCAAGCGCCATCGGCGGGAATCGTTTCTGCATACCTGCAACGCAATGCTCAAGTTGTTTACGGTGGAGAAAACACTTCCACCACAATTTACGGTACAGATTTAAACTACCCAGATGCGAGAAATACTTACCCCCAAGAAGGGCGATTTTTTACTCAGGAAGAATTAGATTCATCTGCACAAGTAGCAGTGCTGGGGCCGACAGTTCAAAGAACACTTTTCGGACGGGGTGGTAAACCTATAGGTGAGAAAATTCGTATTCAAGGAGAAGCTTATGAGGTAATTGGCATTACGGAACCGAAGGGTTCTCAAGGTCCATTAGATAGAGACGACCAGATATTTATTCCTCTCACCACTATGTCGAAACGGCTGGTGGGAAACAATGCACTAACTGGCGTATCTGTAAGCGGTATTTTAATTAAATCTAATAATCCAGAACAGTTAGAAGCCGCACAATTTCAAGTTACTAATATTTTGCGTCTGCGGCATGAGATTTATCCGCCACAAGCTGATGATTTTCGCTTAACTAACCAAGCAGATATAGTTAGTACCTTTACAAATGTAGTGGGTTTATTTACGATTTTGGTAGTAGCGATCGCAGGTATTTCTCTAGTTGTGGGTGGTATTGGTATTGCCAATATTATGCTAGTTTCTGTGGTTGAACGAACGCGGGAAATTGGCATTCGTAAAGCTGTAGGTGCAACCAATTCAGCCATTTTAAATCAATTTTTAGCTGAGGCGATCGTTATTTCAATTGTCGGCGGTGGTATCGGGATGGGAACTGGCATTTTACTTGCCTTCGCCGCCTCCACTATTTTCAAATTTCCATTTGTCATATCTATTATTTCAGTCATTGTCGGCTTTGGACTTTCGCTAACAGTTGGCTTAGTTGCTGGAGTAATTCCTGCTAGAAATGCCGCTAAACTAGACCCA
- a CDS encoding efflux RND transporter periplasmic adaptor subunit, which produces MTTETRHPVDSPALLPPTKKKAKINWLSWLVVLGILGGIGYAIYYQVTVVPRQEARSKVLTQPLQRQTLPITVSANGTVKPERSINLSPKNSGILRQLLVKEGDVVKQGQILAYMDDSNLRGQLISAQGQLAQAQANLQKAQAGNRPQDIGQAQAQLDEALANLRKIEIGNRPQDIAQAQARLKSAQANLTQAEDDLRRNQQLYNAGAIALQTVNQKLTARDSAQAQVNEAQQALALQQAGSRQEDIEQARATVKQRQQALALLKAGNRSEDIEVARAQVTSARGSLQNVQAQINDTVLRAPFDGVVTQKFADPGAFVTPTTSGSAVSSATSSSILALASRNEVVANLSESNIAKISLGQKVTIRADAYPGVTFEGKVNQIAAQATVEQNVTSFQVKVSLSDPKRLLRSGMNVSADFQAGQLENALVVPTAAVVRRENATGVFVANANGQPVFTPIETGVTVNRFTEVKSGLKGNERVLLSFPPGMRPQSTPRGGIFPGAGGGGGGGRRSGGGRS; this is translated from the coding sequence ATGACAACTGAGACAAGACATCCAGTAGATTCACCAGCTTTACTTCCCCCAACGAAGAAGAAAGCCAAGATTAATTGGCTGTCTTGGCTGGTTGTCTTGGGGATTTTAGGTGGTATTGGTTATGCAATTTATTACCAAGTGACAGTCGTTCCTCGTCAAGAAGCGCGAAGTAAGGTACTAACACAGCCGTTACAAAGGCAGACTCTACCAATTACGGTTTCTGCCAATGGAACAGTCAAGCCTGAACGGTCAATTAACCTCAGCCCCAAAAACTCCGGTATACTCAGGCAACTGTTAGTTAAGGAAGGCGATGTTGTCAAGCAAGGGCAAATTTTAGCCTATATGGATGATTCCAACTTGCGAGGACAACTAATCTCAGCACAGGGACAACTTGCACAAGCCCAAGCCAACTTGCAAAAAGCACAAGCTGGAAATCGTCCCCAAGATATCGGCCAAGCTCAAGCTCAGTTAGATGAAGCATTAGCAAATTTACGTAAGATAGAAATAGGTAATCGTCCACAAGATATTGCCCAAGCGCAAGCGCGTTTAAAAAGCGCCCAAGCTAACTTAACTCAAGCAGAAGACGATTTACGCCGAAATCAACAACTGTATAATGCTGGTGCGATCGCACTCCAAACAGTTAATCAAAAACTTACAGCACGCGATAGCGCTCAAGCCCAGGTAAATGAAGCGCAGCAAGCACTGGCTTTACAACAAGCAGGTTCACGCCAAGAAGACATTGAGCAAGCAAGGGCGACAGTCAAGCAAAGACAGCAAGCTTTAGCACTACTAAAAGCAGGGAACCGCTCAGAAGATATTGAAGTAGCGCGGGCGCAAGTCACCTCTGCTCGTGGTTCACTGCAAAATGTCCAAGCCCAAATCAATGACACCGTATTACGTGCGCCTTTTGACGGCGTTGTAACCCAAAAATTCGCTGACCCTGGTGCTTTCGTGACTCCTACAACTTCAGGTAGCGCAGTTTCTTCAGCCACATCTTCATCAATTTTAGCTTTAGCTTCACGTAATGAAGTTGTAGCTAATTTATCTGAATCGAATATTGCCAAAATCAGTTTAGGTCAAAAAGTCACAATTAGAGCAGATGCTTACCCTGGTGTCACATTTGAGGGTAAAGTTAATCAGATTGCAGCACAAGCCACAGTAGAGCAGAACGTTACGAGTTTCCAAGTAAAAGTATCGCTGAGTGACCCTAAAAGATTACTGCGATCGGGGATGAATGTATCAGCAGATTTCCAAGCCGGTCAATTAGAAAACGCTTTAGTCGTACCCACAGCCGCAGTTGTCCGCCGGGAAAATGCCACAGGTGTATTTGTCGCCAATGCAAATGGCCAGCCAGTATTTACTCCAATTGAGACTGGAGTAACAGTCAATAGATTTACCGAAGTTAAATCAGGCTTGAAAGGCAACGAAAGAGTATTGCTCAGTTTCCCACCAGGAATGAGGCCACAGTCTACCCCAAGAGGCGGAATTTTCCCAGGTGCAGGCGGAGGCGGAGGTGGTGGCCGCCGTTCCGGTGGCGGTCGTTCTTAG
- a CDS encoding Spy/CpxP family protein refolding chaperone: MWLRRSTLLGVILVSCGINFALAKSQLQSSVTQMSQQNSHIEVRQFELNQLLNLTPEQQERLQNNLNQYQGEIEKNQQALHQVSWELVALMEGTATLDEIREKHAQLQQLSNSIENMRFESMLVMRELLTPTQRQQVFEKLHNFSNRPNNVVQDNNSTLQVIRYQ; this comes from the coding sequence ATGTGGCTACGTCGTAGTACTTTACTCGGAGTAATCCTAGTTTCTTGTGGTATTAATTTTGCTTTAGCTAAATCTCAACTGCAATCATCAGTTACACAAATGTCACAACAAAACTCTCATATAGAAGTTCGTCAATTTGAACTAAATCAGTTACTTAATCTGACACCAGAACAACAAGAAAGGCTACAAAACAATCTCAATCAGTACCAAGGGGAGATAGAAAAAAATCAACAAGCACTGCATCAAGTATCTTGGGAATTAGTTGCACTTATGGAAGGAACAGCAACATTAGATGAGATTCGGGAAAAACATGCACAATTACAACAGTTATCTAATTCAATAGAAAATATGCGATTTGAAAGTATGCTGGTAATGAGAGAATTATTAACTCCAACACAACGCCAGCAAGTTTTTGAAAAGCTGCATAATTTCTCTAATAGGCCTAATAATGTAGTGCAAGATAACAATTCAACACTACAAGTAATTCGCTATCAATAA
- a CDS encoding TetR/AcrR family transcriptional regulator, whose amino-acid sequence MARRPKITNEQILDAAREVFWEKGFSGSTLEIAQRSGISEASIFKRFTTKEELFFAAMGIPETPPWAKELEILCGKGNLKENLTQLCFQIWEFFSEIMPRIMMIRSFGNPLPQFNTQESKPAKELRLLAVFLESEMKLGRLRPCDCRTVAHVLIGSLMNYIAIEQMSGHPPMNQPFIPPNTSDKYPQKVAVFIENLVEIVWSGIAPVEV is encoded by the coding sequence ATGGCTCGCAGACCCAAAATTACTAATGAGCAAATTTTAGACGCAGCCCGTGAAGTCTTTTGGGAAAAAGGCTTTAGTGGTTCAACTCTAGAAATTGCCCAACGATCTGGAATTTCAGAAGCATCTATTTTCAAGCGCTTCACGACCAAAGAAGAACTATTCTTTGCGGCTATGGGAATCCCAGAAACACCCCCTTGGGCAAAGGAATTAGAAATTTTGTGCGGCAAAGGAAACCTTAAAGAAAATTTAACTCAACTTTGCTTTCAAATATGGGAGTTTTTTAGTGAGATCATGCCTCGAATAATGATGATCCGCTCTTTTGGAAATCCTTTGCCACAATTCAACACTCAAGAGTCAAAACCTGCTAAAGAATTGAGATTGTTGGCAGTTTTCCTAGAAAGTGAGATGAAACTGGGGCGGCTTCGTCCTTGCGATTGTCGAACTGTGGCTCATGTCTTAATAGGTTCGCTGATGAATTATATTGCCATAGAGCAGATGTCAGGACATCCCCCTATGAATCAACCATTCATACCACCTAATACATCAGACAAATATCCACAAAAGGTAGCTGTATTTATTGAGAATCTAGTAGAAATCGTTTGGTCAGGAATTGCGCCTGTTGAAGTTTAA
- a CDS encoding tetratricopeptide repeat protein, with product MPKHVSLISLLVVCGLWSMPKAVHAQALVPHTLQLDTAKLERQGLSLAQEAAQLGQFQQFELALPRARLASQLAPGNDKVWFLLGGLQLQTKNYDAAIASLNRAKTINPKNADVLFAIGSVNFQQKKYQAAIENYQAGLKLKPNEADGLFDLGNAYYMVGRLPDAIAQYNKAVAQDKKFWPAINNIGLISYEQGNVDQAIKQWQTAVSIEKQAAEPLLALAVALYTKGDRQQGLTLGENALRIDPRYANIDFLKENLWGNRLVADTQKFLELPRIQAALQQRQNSPTNREQN from the coding sequence GTGCCTAAACACGTTAGTTTAATTTCTCTTCTGGTTGTCTGTGGTTTGTGGAGTATGCCCAAAGCAGTTCACGCACAGGCACTCGTTCCTCATACGCTGCAACTAGATACAGCAAAATTAGAAAGACAAGGGTTGAGTTTAGCCCAAGAAGCGGCTCAACTAGGACAGTTTCAACAGTTTGAGTTAGCTTTGCCAAGAGCGAGACTGGCTAGTCAGTTAGCGCCAGGAAATGATAAGGTATGGTTCCTTTTGGGTGGTTTGCAACTGCAAACTAAAAACTATGATGCAGCGATCGCATCTTTAAATCGAGCCAAAACCATCAATCCCAAGAATGCTGATGTGCTGTTTGCTATAGGTTCTGTTAATTTTCAACAGAAAAAATATCAAGCGGCTATTGAAAATTACCAAGCTGGTTTGAAGTTAAAACCCAATGAAGCAGACGGTTTGTTTGATTTGGGCAATGCTTACTATATGGTAGGAAGGCTACCTGATGCGATCGCTCAATACAATAAAGCCGTAGCTCAAGATAAAAAATTCTGGCCAGCAATTAATAACATCGGCTTAATCAGCTACGAACAAGGTAATGTGGATCAAGCGATTAAACAATGGCAAACTGCTGTGTCTATAGAGAAACAAGCCGCAGAACCATTACTAGCTCTAGCAGTCGCACTGTACACCAAAGGCGATCGCCAACAAGGTTTAACTTTAGGGGAAAACGCACTACGGATTGATCCGCGTTACGCCAATATAGATTTTCTCAAAGAAAATCTTTGGGGCAATCGCTTAGTTGCTGATACGCAAAAATTCCTAGAGTTACCGCGTATTCAAGCGGCTTTACAACAGCGACAAAACTCACCAACTAATAGAGAGCAAAATTAA
- a CDS encoding response regulator — MKTVLIVEDDLINARVFSKILTKRGGLGVKHTENVEEVIKIAQSKEADLILMDVSLSRSVYQGQSVDGIKITQMLKSDPQTANLPVILVTAHAMEGDRENFLKLSGADGYISKPVVDHQQFVDQIMALLPTDN; from the coding sequence ATGAAAACCGTTTTGATTGTCGAAGACGATCTGATTAATGCTCGTGTATTCTCCAAAATTTTGACCAAGCGCGGCGGCTTGGGCGTAAAACATACTGAAAATGTAGAAGAAGTTATCAAAATTGCTCAATCAAAAGAAGCAGACTTAATTTTAATGGATGTTTCTCTTTCTAGGAGCGTCTACCAAGGTCAATCCGTGGACGGTATCAAGATCACACAAATGTTAAAATCTGATCCGCAGACTGCTAATTTACCTGTAATTTTAGTTACAGCACACGCAATGGAAGGCGATCGCGAGAATTTCCTTAAACTTAGTGGTGCTGATGGTTACATCTCTAAGCCTGTGGTAGACCACCAACAGTTTGTTGACCAAATCATGGCACTTCTCCCTACTGACAACTAA
- the gyrA gene encoding DNA gyrase subunit A, producing the protein MAKQLNLLATGQVITTALHTEMQRSYLEYAMSVIVGRALPDVRDGLKPVHRRILYAMHELGLTPDRPYRKCARVVGDVLGKYHPHGDQSVYDALVRLVQDFSCRYPLLAGHGNFGSVDNDPPAAMRYTETRLAPISHEGMLTEIGEETVEFIGNFDNSQQEPTVLPAQLPFLLLNGCAGIAVGMATNIPPHNLGEIVDGLIALIDQPDLTDEKLLELIPGPDFPTGGEIVGDAGIREAYTTGKGGIVLRGVATVEEIPGGKGSKRRTAIIITELPYQVNKAGWIEKVAELVNQGRLQGISDLRDESDREGMRVVIELKRDTNPQEVLQHLYHQTALQTNFGAILLAIVDGQPRQLSLRQLLQEFLNFREQTLNRRYSYELGKAQTRLHTVEGLLKALSNLDEVIEVLRRSPDGSTAKVTLCSRLDLSEDQADAILAMPLRRLTSLEQENLQREFGELSAQIALLEKLLSDRKELLKALKKDLRSLKKKYNDPRRTRLNANAPEELPKGKKADKQNGSATTDEEGEPQTLEPAEEAILEVTHRGYLRRIQPGKKSKVENGLLESDFIIQTNLTDTHQELLVLTNGGKLYPVKVGDIPPTTGRSPRGTPLITMLTTTAQGNQEPVVSRFLLPEKLAAQQLVLLTKQGRIKRLALEELTNLTRRGITILKLKDDDELLLTQFTKPGEQIILASSGGRLLKFSANDEQLPVMGRTAMGLQAFRLLRNQQMVGCVSSTQAEYLLLVTEQGYAKRLPVNQLKAANRGDLGTQAMKFDPKNDILASMVGAKAGSEAVIITNKERVIRIPTDSVPILSKDGKGESILQLNRDEKVIAVVEVR; encoded by the coding sequence ATGGCAAAACAGTTAAACCTTCTCGCAACGGGACAGGTAATCACAACAGCCCTGCATACAGAAATGCAGAGGTCTTACCTTGAATATGCCATGAGTGTGATTGTAGGCCGAGCCTTACCTGACGTTCGAGATGGCTTAAAGCCAGTGCATCGGCGGATTTTGTACGCCATGCACGAACTCGGTTTGACCCCCGATAGACCATACCGGAAATGCGCTCGTGTGGTGGGGGATGTGCTGGGTAAATACCACCCTCATGGCGACCAATCTGTTTATGATGCTTTAGTGCGGCTAGTGCAAGATTTTTCCTGCCGTTACCCCCTCCTCGCCGGACATGGCAATTTTGGCAGCGTCGATAATGACCCTCCGGCGGCGATGCGTTACACAGAAACGCGCCTAGCTCCCATCAGCCATGAGGGAATGCTGACAGAAATCGGTGAGGAAACCGTAGAATTTATTGGTAACTTTGATAACTCGCAACAAGAACCGACAGTATTACCTGCACAGTTACCGTTTTTGCTGCTTAATGGTTGTGCGGGAATTGCTGTGGGGATGGCGACAAATATTCCCCCTCACAATTTAGGCGAAATCGTTGATGGTTTGATTGCTTTAATCGACCAACCAGATTTAACCGACGAAAAATTATTAGAGTTAATTCCGGGGCCAGATTTTCCCACGGGAGGGGAAATAGTTGGTGATGCCGGGATTCGGGAAGCCTATACCACAGGTAAAGGTGGTATCGTCTTACGGGGTGTGGCGACCGTTGAAGAAATCCCTGGAGGTAAGGGAAGCAAACGCCGGACGGCAATTATTATCACAGAATTGCCTTATCAGGTGAATAAGGCTGGTTGGATTGAGAAAGTCGCGGAATTGGTGAATCAAGGTCGTTTGCAAGGAATTTCTGATCTGCGAGATGAAAGCGATCGCGAAGGTATGCGCGTTGTGATTGAACTCAAACGCGATACCAATCCCCAGGAAGTTCTTCAGCATTTGTATCACCAAACAGCTTTACAAACTAACTTTGGGGCAATTCTTCTGGCCATAGTTGATGGACAACCCCGCCAGTTAAGCTTACGGCAATTGTTGCAGGAGTTTCTCAACTTCCGAGAACAAACCCTCAACCGTCGCTACAGTTACGAGTTGGGGAAGGCGCAAACCAGATTACATACGGTTGAAGGCTTGCTTAAAGCTTTATCTAACTTAGATGAAGTCATCGAAGTTTTGCGCCGTTCCCCCGATGGAAGTACAGCGAAAGTTACCTTATGTAGCCGCCTGGATTTGAGTGAAGACCAAGCAGATGCGATTTTAGCAATGCCATTGCGTCGCCTCACCAGCTTAGAACAGGAGAACTTACAACGAGAGTTTGGGGAACTAAGCGCACAGATAGCTTTACTTGAGAAGTTATTAAGCGATCGCAAAGAATTACTCAAGGCGTTGAAGAAAGATTTGCGATCGCTCAAAAAGAAATACAATGATCCTCGACGCACTAGGTTAAATGCTAACGCTCCAGAGGAACTACCCAAAGGTAAAAAAGCCGACAAACAAAACGGTTCTGCGACAACCGATGAGGAAGGAGAACCACAAACCTTAGAACCTGCGGAAGAAGCAATTTTAGAAGTTACCCACCGGGGATACCTCCGCCGCATTCAGCCAGGAAAAAAATCTAAGGTGGAAAATGGTCTGTTGGAGAGTGATTTTATTATTCAAACCAACCTCACCGACACCCACCAAGAGTTATTAGTCCTTACCAACGGCGGTAAACTTTATCCGGTGAAAGTAGGAGACATTCCCCCAACTACCGGACGTTCTCCACGGGGTACACCGTTGATTACCATGCTGACTACCACAGCACAAGGTAATCAAGAACCTGTAGTCAGCCGCTTCTTACTCCCCGAAAAGTTGGCTGCTCAACAATTAGTTCTTTTAACTAAGCAAGGTAGAATTAAGCGCCTAGCTTTGGAAGAATTAACTAACTTAACTCGGCGCGGAATCACGATTTTAAAACTCAAAGATGATGATGAGTTGTTATTAACTCAGTTCACCAAACCAGGAGAGCAAATCATCTTAGCAAGTTCTGGTGGACGATTGTTGAAATTCTCAGCCAATGATGAACAACTCCCAGTTATGGGGAGAACGGCGATGGGTTTACAAGCATTCCGACTGTTGAGAAATCAGCAGATGGTTGGCTGTGTCAGTTCTACACAAGCAGAGTATTTATTGTTAGTTACCGAACAAGGATATGCGAAACGCTTACCAGTCAATCAACTCAAGGCAGCAAATCGTGGCGACTTAGGCACACAAGCCATGAAATTTGACCCGAAAAACGATATTCTGGCGAGTATGGTAGGAGCAAAAGCTGGCAGTGAAGCGGTAATTATCACCAACAAAGAGCGAGTCATACGCATACCTACAGACTCAGTACCTATCTTGTCGAAGGATGGTAAAGGTGAAAGCATCCTCCAACTCAACCGCGATGAAAAAGTTATTGCTGTAGTTGAAGTTCGTTAG
- a CDS encoding Uma2 family endonuclease: MYNYNPLECLPSSAELPDSDDTPVDNELQILIPNLLLAILAAIWQNRDDWFFGINMGVYYSPLKPAIVPDGFLSLGVERFVGENGRSSYVFWEEDSIPPILALEVVSQTYNGEYEQKKIDYAELGILYYVIYAPTRLRRKRQRLEVYRLIEGKYILQPGDKIWMPEIGLGIGREQATYQGRTREWLFWYDENGNRYQTPEEQLQGLLAKLQQQGIDPNQL; encoded by the coding sequence ATGTATAACTACAATCCCTTAGAATGCCTACCTTCATCGGCGGAATTGCCAGATTCTGATGATACTCCTGTGGATAACGAACTGCAAATATTAATTCCTAATTTATTGTTAGCCATCTTAGCTGCGATTTGGCAAAACCGTGATGACTGGTTTTTTGGTATCAACATGGGAGTTTATTATTCACCATTAAAACCTGCTATAGTTCCAGATGGATTTTTAAGTTTGGGTGTAGAACGTTTCGTAGGTGAAAATGGACGTTCTAGCTATGTTTTTTGGGAAGAAGATAGTATCCCACCAATTTTAGCTTTGGAAGTGGTTTCTCAAACTTATAACGGTGAATATGAACAGAAAAAAATTGATTATGCTGAATTAGGCATTTTGTATTATGTCATTTATGCACCAACGCGACTACGGCGTAAGCGTCAACGTTTAGAAGTTTATCGTTTAATTGAAGGTAAATACATCTTACAACCAGGGGATAAAATTTGGATGCCTGAAATTGGTTTAGGTATTGGACGCGAACAGGCAACTTATCAAGGAAGAACAAGAGAATGGCTATTTTGGTATGACGAAAATGGCAACAGATACCAAACCCCGGAAGAACAATTACAAGGTTTATTAGCCAAATTACAACAGCAAGGAATTGACCCAAATCAACTTTAA
- a CDS encoding class I SAM-dependent methyltransferase, whose translation MAQELDLTQYKQEIAELYSRRSKTYDEGDWHPKIAHRLVELAQIKPGQEVLDICTGTGMVAIEAAQIIGSQGRVVGVDISSGMLEQANSKIDALGLTNIEFLLADAEALAFPANSFDVILCSSALIWMSDIPSALRLWYKLLKPGGIIGFHAFSETAFVEGVILQKVAEKYGVSLAFSKPTGTVEKCHDLLAKAGFEAIEIKSEQDGGYISLEQAKSMWAGSSRPAPGQFPNPLQQLSSEELEQVKTQFEVELEALVTEQGIWNDLTIFYTFGRKAV comes from the coding sequence ATGGCTCAAGAACTTGACTTGACCCAATATAAGCAAGAAATTGCTGAACTATATAGCCGCAGAAGCAAAACTTATGATGAGGGTGATTGGCATCCTAAAATTGCTCATCGTTTAGTAGAACTTGCTCAAATTAAGCCAGGACAAGAAGTATTAGATATTTGTACTGGTACTGGTATGGTTGCCATAGAAGCTGCACAAATTATTGGTTCTCAAGGTCGAGTTGTTGGCGTAGACATTTCTTCAGGTATGCTTGAGCAGGCAAATAGTAAAATAGATGCTTTAGGTTTAACTAATATTGAATTTCTACTAGCAGATGCAGAAGCTTTGGCGTTTCCAGCTAATAGTTTTGATGTTATCTTGTGTTCCTCAGCTTTGATTTGGATGTCAGACATTCCCTCTGCATTACGCCTCTGGTATAAATTACTTAAACCTGGTGGAATTATAGGCTTTCACGCATTTTCTGAGACTGCTTTTGTGGAGGGAGTTATTTTGCAGAAAGTTGCGGAAAAATATGGTGTTTCACTAGCATTTAGTAAACCTACAGGCACAGTAGAAAAATGCCATGATTTATTAGCAAAAGCTGGGTTTGAGGCAATTGAAATTAAATCTGAACAAGATGGTGGTTATATTAGCCTAGAACAAGCAAAAAGTATGTGGGCTGGAAGTTCACGCCCTGCACCAGGACAATTTCCTAATCCCCTACAGCAACTCTCATCTGAGGAATTAGAGCAAGTTAAAACTCAATTTGAAGTTGAGTTAGAAGCTTTAGTCACAGAGCAAGGTATTTGGAATGATCTTACTATCTTTTATACCTTTGGTCGTAAGGCAGTATAG